One genomic window of Struthio camelus isolate bStrCam1 chromosome 1, bStrCam1.hap1, whole genome shotgun sequence includes the following:
- the RPAP3 gene encoding RNA polymerase II-associated protein 3 isoform X2, whose translation MSVPSPPRPPSAAAEQRARQAPPIAGPGCPPRDAGGGAARQRRGPPAARREAKRGRAELRQRGRMRSLSLSPRGRRGAGAIAPLARGAAVHPGRRPGRAARGAGGGRKRRDAAQNLPPIRNEAFKKKKKSKTKVPSKTTTEENKKNKIKSYDYEAWGKLDVDKILEELDKEDSTHDSVSPESDSEEDGIRIDAEKALAEKEKGNKYFKQGNFDEAIQCYTRGMHSDPYNPVLPTNRASAFYRMKKFSVAESDCNLALALDKNYTKAYARRGAARFALKNLQGAKEDYEKVLELDADNFDAKNELKKIYQALSSKESSEQKEIEDAVKPELSDEEKQHIEEQQLKQKAITEKDLGNAYFKEGKYEAAIECYTRGIAADGTNALLPANRAMAYLKIQKYEEAEDDCTQALLLDASYSKAFARRGAARVALGKLKEAMQDFEAVLKLEPGNKQAINELTKIRNELSEKEQWTHQEYPEILVKETEIKNIVKVIDKPSHLKATKPLRRIVIEEIDDDVQNSDLPSTSLVNSWRSSTRIETTANLNEDDLLTTMDIPKAKQLKIEEIGDMPTLQLPSSVKGISSIIHPSFTMKKKIEEEVKTSTRSMSPVPVIPANSFQLESDFRKLKECPEKMYMYLKQIEPSFYPKLFQKSLDPDLFNQILKILHDFYIEKEEPSLILEILQRLSELKRFDMAVMFMSSSEKKIVQVLFSHVKNMGLKDPSVEELEKKYGVFS comes from the exons ATGTCCGTCCCCTCCCCGCCTCGGCCACCGTCCGCGGCGGCGGAGCAAAGGGCACGGCAAGCCCCACCAATCGCCGGGCCCGGCTGCCCGCCACGTGACGCGGGAGGGGGCGCGGCCAGGCAGCGCCGAGGGCCGCCGGCCGCTAGACGGGAGGCGAAGCGCGGCCGGGCCGAGCTGAGGCAGCGTGGGCGCATGCGCAGTCTCTCCCTgtcgccgcggggccgccggggtgCTGGGGCGATCGCGCCGCTGGCCCGCGGCGCCGCGGTGCATCctgggaggcggccgggccgcgcggcgcggggggccggcggcggcaggaagcggcgggacgcggcgcag AATTTACCACCAATTCGAAACGaggcttttaagaaaaagaaaaaaagcaaaactaaagtCCCCTCTAAGACAACCactgaggaaaacaagaaaaacaagatcAAGTCCTACGATTATGAAGCATGGGGAAAACTAGATGTG GATAAAATACTTGAAGAACTTGATAAAGAAGATAGTACGCATGATTCTGTATCTCCAGAATCAGACTCTGAAGAAGATGGAATTCGTATAGATGCAGAAAAGGCtcttgcagagaaagaaaag GGtaataaatactttaaacaaGGAAATTTTGATGAAGCGATACAATGCTATACTAGAGGGATGCATTCTGATCCGTACAATCCAGTATTGCCCACAAACAGAGCATCTGCTTTTTATAGAATGAAAAA GTTTTCTGTTGCAGAATCTGACTGCAATTTAGCACTTGCTCTAGATAAAAATTACACAAAGGCTTATGCCAGAAGAGGGGCTGCTCgctttgctttgaaaaatcttCAAGGAGCCAAAGAAG ATTATGAAAAAGTTTTAGAGTTGGATGCAGACAACTTTGATGCAAAAAATGAACTGAAGAAAATTTATCAG GCTTTGTCATCAAAAGAAAGTTCAGAACAGAAAGAGATTGAAGATGCAGTCAAACCTGAATTATCAGATGAAGAGAAGCAACACATTGAAGAGCAGCAGCTCAAACAGAAAGCTATTACAGAAAAAGATCTG GGTAACGCTTATTTCAAAGAAGGGAAGTATGAAGCTGCAATAGAGTGTTATACACGTGGTATAGCAGCAGATGGCACCAATGCACTTCTGCCAGCTAACAGAGCTATGGCCTATTTAAAGATTCAAAA atatGAAGAGGCTGAAGATGACTGTACACAAGCTctgctgttagatgcctcctatTCTAAAGCTTTTGCCAGAAGAGGGGCTGCCAGAGTTGCTCTTGGAAAGCTAAAAGAAGCTATGCAAG ATTTCGAAGCTGTTTTGAAGCTGGAACCTGGCAATAAACAAGCAATAAATGAACTCACTAAAATAAGGAAT gagttATCTGAGAAAGAGCAGTGGACTCATCAAGAATATCCAGAAATATtggtaaaagaaacagaaataaaaaatatagtgaAAGTCATTGATAAACCATCGCACCTGAAAGCAACA AAGCCTTTGAGAAGAATAGTCATTGAAGAAATTGACGATGACGTACAAAACAGTGATTTGCCCAGCACTTCTTTAGTCAACAGTTGGAGGAGTTCTACACGTATTGAAACAACTGCTAATCTAAATGAAGATGATCTGTTAACTACAATGGATATTCCAAAAGCAAAGCAGTTGAAAATAGAAGAAATCGGTGATATGCCGACATTACA GCTTCCTAGCAGTGTGAAAGGAATTTCATCAATTATACATCCGTCTTTCACTATGAAAAAGAAGATAGAAGAGGAAGTAAAAACATCAACTCGATCTATGTCTCCAGTCCCTGTTATTCCTGCAAATTCTTTCCAGCTTGAGTCTGATTTCAGAAAGTTGAAAGAATGTCCAGAAAAAATGTACATGTACCTGAAG CAAATAGAACCTTCGTTTTATCCGAAACTGTTCCAGAAGTCGTTAGATCCAGATTTGTTTAACCAGATACTGAAAATTCTACATGACTTCTACATCGA GAAAGAAGAGCCATCACTCATCCTTGAAATCCTCCAGAGGCTATCGGAATTAAAAAGATTTGATATGGCCGTGATGTTTATGTCAAgctcagagaaaaaaa TTGTGCAAGTATTGTTCAGCCATGTGAAGAACATGGGTTTGAAAGATCCTTCTGTtgaagaactggaaaagaaatacgGAGTTTTCTCTTAG
- the RPAP3 gene encoding RNA polymerase II-associated protein 3 isoform X1: MSVPSPPRPPSAAAEQRARQAPPIAGPGCPPRDAGGGAARQRRGPPAARREAKRGRAELRQRGRMRSLSLSPRGRRGAGAIAPLARGAAVHPGRRPGRAARGAGGGRKRRDAAQITMTAPNKALELQLQMKQNAEELQDFMRELESWEKDIKQVDSELRKQSGVPEENLPPIRNEAFKKKKKSKTKVPSKTTTEENKKNKIKSYDYEAWGKLDVDKILEELDKEDSTHDSVSPESDSEEDGIRIDAEKALAEKEKGNKYFKQGNFDEAIQCYTRGMHSDPYNPVLPTNRASAFYRMKKFSVAESDCNLALALDKNYTKAYARRGAARFALKNLQGAKEDYEKVLELDADNFDAKNELKKIYQALSSKESSEQKEIEDAVKPELSDEEKQHIEEQQLKQKAITEKDLGNAYFKEGKYEAAIECYTRGIAADGTNALLPANRAMAYLKIQKYEEAEDDCTQALLLDASYSKAFARRGAARVALGKLKEAMQDFEAVLKLEPGNKQAINELTKIRNELSEKEQWTHQEYPEILVKETEIKNIVKVIDKPSHLKATKPLRRIVIEEIDDDVQNSDLPSTSLVNSWRSSTRIETTANLNEDDLLTTMDIPKAKQLKIEEIGDMPTLQLPSSVKGISSIIHPSFTMKKKIEEEVKTSTRSMSPVPVIPANSFQLESDFRKLKECPEKMYMYLKQIEPSFYPKLFQKSLDPDLFNQILKILHDFYIEKEEPSLILEILQRLSELKRFDMAVMFMSSSEKKIVQVLFSHVKNMGLKDPSVEELEKKYGVFS, translated from the exons ATGTCCGTCCCCTCCCCGCCTCGGCCACCGTCCGCGGCGGCGGAGCAAAGGGCACGGCAAGCCCCACCAATCGCCGGGCCCGGCTGCCCGCCACGTGACGCGGGAGGGGGCGCGGCCAGGCAGCGCCGAGGGCCGCCGGCCGCTAGACGGGAGGCGAAGCGCGGCCGGGCCGAGCTGAGGCAGCGTGGGCGCATGCGCAGTCTCTCCCTgtcgccgcggggccgccggggtgCTGGGGCGATCGCGCCGCTGGCCCGCGGCGCCGCGGTGCATCctgggaggcggccgggccgcgcggcgcggggggccggcggcggcaggaagcggcgggacgcggcgcag ATTACAATGACTGCACCAAATAAAGCATTGGAGCTACAACTGCAAATGAAGCAAAATGCTGAAGAGCTGCAGGATTTTATGAGAGAATTAGAGAGCTGGGAAAAAGATATTAAGCAGGTGGATTCTGAACTAAGGAAACAGAGTGGTGTCCCAGAAGAG AATTTACCACCAATTCGAAACGaggcttttaagaaaaagaaaaaaagcaaaactaaagtCCCCTCTAAGACAACCactgaggaaaacaagaaaaacaagatcAAGTCCTACGATTATGAAGCATGGGGAAAACTAGATGTG GATAAAATACTTGAAGAACTTGATAAAGAAGATAGTACGCATGATTCTGTATCTCCAGAATCAGACTCTGAAGAAGATGGAATTCGTATAGATGCAGAAAAGGCtcttgcagagaaagaaaag GGtaataaatactttaaacaaGGAAATTTTGATGAAGCGATACAATGCTATACTAGAGGGATGCATTCTGATCCGTACAATCCAGTATTGCCCACAAACAGAGCATCTGCTTTTTATAGAATGAAAAA GTTTTCTGTTGCAGAATCTGACTGCAATTTAGCACTTGCTCTAGATAAAAATTACACAAAGGCTTATGCCAGAAGAGGGGCTGCTCgctttgctttgaaaaatcttCAAGGAGCCAAAGAAG ATTATGAAAAAGTTTTAGAGTTGGATGCAGACAACTTTGATGCAAAAAATGAACTGAAGAAAATTTATCAG GCTTTGTCATCAAAAGAAAGTTCAGAACAGAAAGAGATTGAAGATGCAGTCAAACCTGAATTATCAGATGAAGAGAAGCAACACATTGAAGAGCAGCAGCTCAAACAGAAAGCTATTACAGAAAAAGATCTG GGTAACGCTTATTTCAAAGAAGGGAAGTATGAAGCTGCAATAGAGTGTTATACACGTGGTATAGCAGCAGATGGCACCAATGCACTTCTGCCAGCTAACAGAGCTATGGCCTATTTAAAGATTCAAAA atatGAAGAGGCTGAAGATGACTGTACACAAGCTctgctgttagatgcctcctatTCTAAAGCTTTTGCCAGAAGAGGGGCTGCCAGAGTTGCTCTTGGAAAGCTAAAAGAAGCTATGCAAG ATTTCGAAGCTGTTTTGAAGCTGGAACCTGGCAATAAACAAGCAATAAATGAACTCACTAAAATAAGGAAT gagttATCTGAGAAAGAGCAGTGGACTCATCAAGAATATCCAGAAATATtggtaaaagaaacagaaataaaaaatatagtgaAAGTCATTGATAAACCATCGCACCTGAAAGCAACA AAGCCTTTGAGAAGAATAGTCATTGAAGAAATTGACGATGACGTACAAAACAGTGATTTGCCCAGCACTTCTTTAGTCAACAGTTGGAGGAGTTCTACACGTATTGAAACAACTGCTAATCTAAATGAAGATGATCTGTTAACTACAATGGATATTCCAAAAGCAAAGCAGTTGAAAATAGAAGAAATCGGTGATATGCCGACATTACA GCTTCCTAGCAGTGTGAAAGGAATTTCATCAATTATACATCCGTCTTTCACTATGAAAAAGAAGATAGAAGAGGAAGTAAAAACATCAACTCGATCTATGTCTCCAGTCCCTGTTATTCCTGCAAATTCTTTCCAGCTTGAGTCTGATTTCAGAAAGTTGAAAGAATGTCCAGAAAAAATGTACATGTACCTGAAG CAAATAGAACCTTCGTTTTATCCGAAACTGTTCCAGAAGTCGTTAGATCCAGATTTGTTTAACCAGATACTGAAAATTCTACATGACTTCTACATCGA GAAAGAAGAGCCATCACTCATCCTTGAAATCCTCCAGAGGCTATCGGAATTAAAAAGATTTGATATGGCCGTGATGTTTATGTCAAgctcagagaaaaaaa TTGTGCAAGTATTGTTCAGCCATGTGAAGAACATGGGTTTGAAAGATCCTTCTGTtgaagaactggaaaagaaatacgGAGTTTTCTCTTAG
- the RPAP3 gene encoding RNA polymerase II-associated protein 3 isoform X3 gives MTAPNKALELQLQMKQNAEELQDFMRELESWEKDIKQVDSELRKQSGVPEENLPPIRNEAFKKKKKSKTKVPSKTTTEENKKNKIKSYDYEAWGKLDVDKILEELDKEDSTHDSVSPESDSEEDGIRIDAEKALAEKEKGNKYFKQGNFDEAIQCYTRGMHSDPYNPVLPTNRASAFYRMKKFSVAESDCNLALALDKNYTKAYARRGAARFALKNLQGAKEDYEKVLELDADNFDAKNELKKIYQALSSKESSEQKEIEDAVKPELSDEEKQHIEEQQLKQKAITEKDLGNAYFKEGKYEAAIECYTRGIAADGTNALLPANRAMAYLKIQKYEEAEDDCTQALLLDASYSKAFARRGAARVALGKLKEAMQDFEAVLKLEPGNKQAINELTKIRNELSEKEQWTHQEYPEILVKETEIKNIVKVIDKPSHLKATKPLRRIVIEEIDDDVQNSDLPSTSLVNSWRSSTRIETTANLNEDDLLTTMDIPKAKQLKIEEIGDMPTLQLPSSVKGISSIIHPSFTMKKKIEEEVKTSTRSMSPVPVIPANSFQLESDFRKLKECPEKMYMYLKQIEPSFYPKLFQKSLDPDLFNQILKILHDFYIEKEEPSLILEILQRLSELKRFDMAVMFMSSSEKKIVQVLFSHVKNMGLKDPSVEELEKKYGVFS, from the exons ATGACTGCACCAAATAAAGCATTGGAGCTACAACTGCAAATGAAGCAAAATGCTGAAGAGCTGCAGGATTTTATGAGAGAATTAGAGAGCTGGGAAAAAGATATTAAGCAGGTGGATTCTGAACTAAGGAAACAGAGTGGTGTCCCAGAAGAG AATTTACCACCAATTCGAAACGaggcttttaagaaaaagaaaaaaagcaaaactaaagtCCCCTCTAAGACAACCactgaggaaaacaagaaaaacaagatcAAGTCCTACGATTATGAAGCATGGGGAAAACTAGATGTG GATAAAATACTTGAAGAACTTGATAAAGAAGATAGTACGCATGATTCTGTATCTCCAGAATCAGACTCTGAAGAAGATGGAATTCGTATAGATGCAGAAAAGGCtcttgcagagaaagaaaag GGtaataaatactttaaacaaGGAAATTTTGATGAAGCGATACAATGCTATACTAGAGGGATGCATTCTGATCCGTACAATCCAGTATTGCCCACAAACAGAGCATCTGCTTTTTATAGAATGAAAAA GTTTTCTGTTGCAGAATCTGACTGCAATTTAGCACTTGCTCTAGATAAAAATTACACAAAGGCTTATGCCAGAAGAGGGGCTGCTCgctttgctttgaaaaatcttCAAGGAGCCAAAGAAG ATTATGAAAAAGTTTTAGAGTTGGATGCAGACAACTTTGATGCAAAAAATGAACTGAAGAAAATTTATCAG GCTTTGTCATCAAAAGAAAGTTCAGAACAGAAAGAGATTGAAGATGCAGTCAAACCTGAATTATCAGATGAAGAGAAGCAACACATTGAAGAGCAGCAGCTCAAACAGAAAGCTATTACAGAAAAAGATCTG GGTAACGCTTATTTCAAAGAAGGGAAGTATGAAGCTGCAATAGAGTGTTATACACGTGGTATAGCAGCAGATGGCACCAATGCACTTCTGCCAGCTAACAGAGCTATGGCCTATTTAAAGATTCAAAA atatGAAGAGGCTGAAGATGACTGTACACAAGCTctgctgttagatgcctcctatTCTAAAGCTTTTGCCAGAAGAGGGGCTGCCAGAGTTGCTCTTGGAAAGCTAAAAGAAGCTATGCAAG ATTTCGAAGCTGTTTTGAAGCTGGAACCTGGCAATAAACAAGCAATAAATGAACTCACTAAAATAAGGAAT gagttATCTGAGAAAGAGCAGTGGACTCATCAAGAATATCCAGAAATATtggtaaaagaaacagaaataaaaaatatagtgaAAGTCATTGATAAACCATCGCACCTGAAAGCAACA AAGCCTTTGAGAAGAATAGTCATTGAAGAAATTGACGATGACGTACAAAACAGTGATTTGCCCAGCACTTCTTTAGTCAACAGTTGGAGGAGTTCTACACGTATTGAAACAACTGCTAATCTAAATGAAGATGATCTGTTAACTACAATGGATATTCCAAAAGCAAAGCAGTTGAAAATAGAAGAAATCGGTGATATGCCGACATTACA GCTTCCTAGCAGTGTGAAAGGAATTTCATCAATTATACATCCGTCTTTCACTATGAAAAAGAAGATAGAAGAGGAAGTAAAAACATCAACTCGATCTATGTCTCCAGTCCCTGTTATTCCTGCAAATTCTTTCCAGCTTGAGTCTGATTTCAGAAAGTTGAAAGAATGTCCAGAAAAAATGTACATGTACCTGAAG CAAATAGAACCTTCGTTTTATCCGAAACTGTTCCAGAAGTCGTTAGATCCAGATTTGTTTAACCAGATACTGAAAATTCTACATGACTTCTACATCGA GAAAGAAGAGCCATCACTCATCCTTGAAATCCTCCAGAGGCTATCGGAATTAAAAAGATTTGATATGGCCGTGATGTTTATGTCAAgctcagagaaaaaaa TTGTGCAAGTATTGTTCAGCCATGTGAAGAACATGGGTTTGAAAGATCCTTCTGTtgaagaactggaaaagaaatacgGAGTTTTCTCTTAG